The following proteins come from a genomic window of Micromonospora echinofusca:
- a CDS encoding ABC transporter transmembrane domain-containing protein, translating into MLRGSLFGTAWMTGLSVRPYLISRAVDDGLRTGDTRVLALWVAAIVVAGVALSWLGIMRHRTMTFIREDAKTRSAAVVLRQLSRVGAVLPRRAAAGEVATVGGTDIDRVAQVMTVTGPGVGAVVAYLVVAVVLWSISPLLALCVLVGVPSVVLVVAPLLRRLERAESVYRQQQGELTARSGDIVAGLRVLAGVGGRSLFAHRYAARSRDLLVEGYRVGAVNSWIDAATVAVPGLFLAAVVWLSARMTVTGDISVGELVAVYGYVATLVVPVWFLLEGGHQLIRGRVAARRIVALLAVTPDDVGGPRDTVTRTGVATVPGSRQPAGPAAPVPAPGGPADLHDRSSGLTVRAGRLTAVAAADPADALALADRLGRYTVSDATWGGVPLTSVGLEQVRGRILVADHDAYLFAGTLWEVLRGARPDGDRGRIAAALHAASAEDVVDALPRGLDSPLDTRARSLSGGQRQRIRLARALLAEPEVLILVEPTSAVDAHTEARIAERLRRARAGRTTLVLTTSPLLLGRADEVAHLVAGRVAATGTHADLLDRDPGYRRLVARGDADAEQALR; encoded by the coding sequence ACGGGCTGCGCACCGGCGACACCCGGGTCCTGGCCCTGTGGGTGGCGGCGATCGTCGTCGCCGGCGTGGCGCTGTCCTGGCTGGGCATCATGCGGCACCGCACGATGACCTTCATCCGGGAGGACGCGAAGACGCGCTCCGCCGCCGTGGTGCTCCGCCAGCTGTCCCGGGTCGGCGCCGTGCTGCCGCGCCGGGCCGCGGCGGGCGAGGTGGCCACGGTCGGCGGCACCGACATCGACCGGGTGGCGCAGGTGATGACGGTGACCGGGCCCGGCGTCGGCGCGGTGGTCGCGTACCTGGTCGTCGCCGTCGTGCTCTGGTCGATCTCGCCCCTGCTCGCGCTCTGCGTGCTGGTGGGCGTGCCGTCGGTCGTCCTGGTCGTCGCTCCCCTGCTGCGCCGGCTGGAGCGGGCGGAGTCGGTCTACCGGCAGCAGCAGGGTGAGCTGACCGCCCGGTCGGGCGACATCGTGGCCGGGCTGCGGGTGCTCGCCGGGGTGGGTGGCCGGAGCCTGTTCGCCCACCGGTACGCGGCCCGCTCCCGCGACCTGCTCGTCGAGGGATACCGGGTCGGCGCCGTGAACAGCTGGATCGACGCGGCGACGGTGGCCGTCCCCGGGCTGTTCCTCGCGGCGGTGGTGTGGCTGTCGGCCCGGATGACGGTCACCGGCGACATCAGCGTCGGGGAACTGGTCGCCGTCTACGGCTACGTCGCGACACTCGTCGTGCCGGTCTGGTTCCTGCTGGAGGGCGGCCACCAGCTGATCCGGGGCCGGGTCGCGGCCCGCCGGATCGTCGCCCTGCTCGCCGTCACGCCGGACGACGTCGGCGGGCCGCGCGACACAGTTACCCGCACCGGCGTGGCGACGGTTCCCGGCAGCCGACAGCCGGCCGGCCCCGCCGCCCCGGTACCGGCCCCCGGCGGCCCCGCCGACCTGCACGACCGGTCGAGCGGGCTGACCGTCCGGGCCGGCCGCCTCACCGCGGTCGCCGCCGCCGACCCGGCCGACGCCCTCGCGCTGGCCGACCGGCTCGGCCGGTACACCGTCAGCGACGCCACCTGGGGCGGCGTGCCGCTGACCAGCGTCGGGCTGGAGCAGGTGCGGGGCCGCATCCTGGTCGCCGACCACGACGCGTACCTGTTCGCCGGGACACTGTGGGAGGTGCTGCGCGGGGCCCGGCCCGACGGTGACCGCGGGCGGATCGCCGCCGCCCTGCACGCCGCGTCGGCCGAGGACGTCGTCGACGCCCTACCGCGCGGGCTCGACAGCCCACTGGACACCCGCGCCCGCTCCCTCTCCGGCGGGCAGCGGCAACGGATCCGGCTGGCCCGGGCGTTGCTCGCCGAACCGGAGGTGCTGATCCTCGTCGAGCCGACCTCGGCGGTGGACGCGCACACCGAGGCGCGAATCGCCGAGCGGCTGCGCCGCGCGCGGGCCGGACGGACGACCCTCGTGCTCACCACCTCACCGCTGCTGCTGGGGCGGGCCGACGAGGTCGCGCACCTGGTCGCGGGGCGGGTCGCCGCCACCGGCACCCACGCCGACCTGCTCGACCGGGACCCGGGCTACCGGCGGCTCGTGGCCCGTGGCGACGCCGACGCCGAGCAGGCGCTGCGGTGA